The nucleotide sequence ACAAATGGGAAGAATAGCCTTGGTAACACTGATGGTTTTGACTGCTTGTGTTCACATTAATATGGTAAATAAGATAAGCTGCTGACGAGTGAATAAGAGTGATCTGCTTCATTAAACTCATCTCTGTTGCTTTATATCAAGAGCAGACAAGgtcaactcactcactcactgcaTTTCTCTTGattatgttattgtgtgagCAGTGCATCcatatttttagtttgtttaaCTGTCTgagaatatattttaaaatgcactgaatAAGTTCAAACATAAACACTGCatctgagtatttttttttatttacccaGAGCTGGCTTTTATGAGACACCACAGTAGCTTTACAACCATATAAATCTGGTGTTCTAGGGGAAATTACAGCAGGTGATATTCAGTGGGTGTGATATCACATGGGAAAGTGACAGCGATGAAAGGTGTGAAACTTGCACCTGGTACAAATATTTCTCACATCAAATCATGCTGTTGCATCTCCCTCTTCCAACAGTGAGCTTCTCCTTACCATCCTTGTTTTGTCACAATGCTGCCTTCTTCCAGCACTGTTGCTAAAGCACAGCTGTCATCAATGCTATCCTTGCTTATCAGCTTTCCTCTAGCACATTGGAGAGGCCCCGCATCACTCAAACCATTCAGACACACTGGCTTTATTTGATTAAAGGGGAATGATCTGTGCTGTCTAATTCAAGCTCTGTGTCTCTAGTAGTGGAGGGGCAGACTGGCCTGTGAAGCTTTTAGAGAAGGAGGTTTGGAGTATGTGCTGGTGATTGATTATGATAATGATGTTGATGCTGATATCAGTGGGAACTTAGCATTCTCTCTAAAGCTGCTGCACCCTCTCTATTACTATAcctgcaccagcagcagcagcagcaggaggaaattCAAATGCAGGACCATAACGGATAGTACTCGCTGACTTGAAAAGACAGGTATAACTGTATCTACCTAGTATAACTGTATAATTATGAGCCATATATTGGAAAAAGAATAGTGCAGAGCATAAAGGTTCTGCACAGTAAACTGCACCATCTCACCTTAAATAAGACATTATTAAAGCCTTGTTATAAAAAGCAATCGAGATGCCTGTGCTCAATGGATGTTGTATGATTCATGCCTCTGCATGACAGGAAGTGTGTCACGCACATGCAGTTCAAAGTCTCCATACATTAAATGGAAAGATTTTGCCATGCAtgtaacagacagtgaaggaAATACATTCTTAAAATCAATGTAAGATATAGCAAGTGGATTAATTATTGAACCAGGAAATAGGTTAGGGAGCAGAGCAAAGTGCAGCCTAGTACATTTTAAACTCATATTTATAAAAACTTATAAGTGGGAGAGCATTAATATGATTTCACAGGTCTCCAGAAAATTTGTTTATATATGTCATTCATGAGGTGGAATATGGACTATAGCTAGAGTAAACCTGAGGCTGTTATTGTTCCAACAGTGCCTGGCTGAGCTTTGGCAAGCAGCTAGCACTGCAGACATCCTCCAAATCTCCCTCACACCACTGGCTTCAGTGTCTGTCCCATTGTTATTTAAGTAAATTTGAGGGTGCCAAGTCAGCTGGCATCTTAGCCTCACCGAGGACCTTCAAATCCCAGGCCTTGCTTTGCCCTTCTTCCACTGGCACAAATGTGGAGGAGATGTTGTACTCAATAGAGAGTGCAGGCCAAGTCAACAGGCATGTTAGGCTTCCACCGCTGCTGTTTTCCCTATACCTATAACCAAAATGTATCATAAACAAACCACTTGTGATGTATTTCGGCATGAAAACGTACTCAGATTGAGCCAAACTGTGAAATGACTTCAAATCGAATCACTCAGCGCTGACTGTTTCATTATGGAATATTTTGCTACTGAAGGAAGAAAAACTCAAGAGCAACAGAGCAACTCTCACAGTACATTAAAATCCAGAAGTCAGTGGCTCCACATTATTGACACTATTATCTCGGATATTCATCCTGTGATGCATTCCACTTTCATTCCACTTTATGCATTAACGTTTTAGGGCCAACTAATGGGAAGTGGTCAGTTGCAGCATGTTGTTGCGATTACTTCTTGGTAAAGCTGCCCCCCATTTCTAGCGGTTTTTAAAAGCTGatctcatgttcatgttcatttctcttgttttccCAACCACTAATGGAACAGACACTTGGGTGACTTCTTTGAAGTGTAGAGGAGAAGGCTTAAGTTTACATGTGCCTAAAAATTGGGACGCTTATGCAAATTAAGAGATGtactttggtttaaaaaaaaaaaaaaaaaaaaagctgctttacAACTTCAGGCGCAGCAGTGTGTTGTAGCAGGCGCCCCAGTTGGTGCAGTTTCCGCTTTCTCCAGCACCACGGAtagctcttttgttttttgttttgcgATGGCAGTCATTCTCAGCACCGTGGACAGCGTCTGTGCCAACTCACCCCGATATCAAGGAGAGACTGTGGTGTGCCGCTCTCGCCATTTCGCAGCCTTTAGTTCGGGTCTTCAGCATTTCGGCCCGTAAAGAAGGACAGTCCACAGTGATTTCGCCAATGGAGATGACCAGTTCACGGTACAGAGCCACAAGTGTGTTGAATTCTTGGACGATCTGTGTTACAATGAGATGataaaaaatcacacacaaaactaaGTTATTGACCAGATAAGCAACATACAAACATAACATTCAACTTCTGCTTTCTGGTCACTGCAGTAGAATAGCATTTATCCTTTAACCTGCATATTGACTTGTCAACATGAAAACGTGTGAGCCAGGAAGGAAATGCTGAACAGCACTATATCCTGCCATACTATtgttcccccaccccccaacacacacacacacacacacacacacacactggggacAAATAATTTGCTAGTGCAAGTGCATAGTGGTATGCTTCAGTAGAAGTagtattttcaaaaaaaaaaaaattgcaaccTTGCACACATGCGGTCACAAAAGCCCACTGATGCCTGACAGAAACACGTGATCAAGCATTTCCATTAAACAGCCCGCAAAGTCAAGAGAGTGCAACGGTGAATCCATTGATTCTTTGATTTAAATCATTCATGCCAACTTTGCTCGTTTGCACGGGCTCAGATATTGAGGCTGGGGCGCCAATTATTTCGCTCATTTTGTGTGCAACTCCTGCACAGCATTCTGCTGCACTCCCGTGTACGAGCAGCGAGTCTCCATGACGTTTACTGATGTATGAAAAGGAGGTGAAGCAGGCTATACATACGATCGTTCCTGCCAGcatctgtcaaaacacaggacatCTGTGCCACGATCACGAAATGTTGAaatcagcccccccccccccaaaaaaaaaaaccaccaccagcagctttCCACACTCCAAATGCAAATCACACAGTAAGTCTGCCGAGAAGATCTGTTTGGCTTCACTGCCGACAAAGCAATGCAAATGCATACAGCTATTTTTAGGCTCCCAGACCGGgttacagtcttttttttctttcttttgcagcTATTAACAGCTGTCGCCTGTGCATCCTGCATCCACGGGATAGCCGAACGTCCTAGAACAAAGAAAGCTTGGGATAATAACACAGCACTCTTTATCAGAGGCACCATGCAGGCATTGACGTGTCGCAAACCTACCATTCTGCAGTCGGCCACGGCGCGCTGGGCTTTGCGGGTACTTTCGgtgctctccctcctctgtggGTCTCGGTAAGGAGGCTTGCCGATCTGGAAGATGTTCCCGGCGGATCTGGGGCGGTTTTTGCGCCCATTCGATGCAGAACTCATGCATACACATCCACTAATAAAACAGCCCTAGCACAGAACGGTTTTTGTCTTATTTCCTCCtttcccccccccctcctcctttcaaaAACTccaccactttctctctttctgcctcacCACCCCGCAACCCTTTACTCCTCACCTTATTCTCTCCTCCGTTTACGCTCAATTCACCTTCGCCAACTACCGGCTGGGTCGAACCTCGATTATTGTTAAAGCTCTAGCCTTTCTCTCGCGCGTTCCTCCCCTCTTGTGCGGGAGAGGGAGcgaaaatgtatttatttatttatttatttattgccccccccccccccagacgAGCCTCAGAGCGCAGGAAAAGTAACCGGATGATCGCCCGCGACTCCTCTCCGCATTGCCTCGACTGCGACGGGGCGCAAGTCACCTTCACTCCAGCAGCACACGGTGCACAGTGAAGACCTCACACCCAACCCCGGAGTCCAGCTAGCTGAGATGTCTCCTCTGACGCACCGATGTCGGAAGAAGACGATCGCATTCACGGATATTCTCCAAATGCAACCATTTTTTATGATTGCGCGTTTCCATTAAGCACAAATAAGATAACGatcttttcccccctctctctctttctctctccctctcagctgctgcacaACCTCCTCACAGAGACGAAATAACGCTGCTGCCGATGTCCCCTCTGACGATTTCACAGCGTACACAGTCAGACACTTTAAGCCTTCAGCGTCGGAGAAAAGCTGAGCGTTCGGAAAAACGAACAaaaatccccccccccaaaaaaacttAAACCCGGTATCGCTGTCCCAAATTGCGGCTCCCAgtttctgtgtctctgactgttcCCAGCTTGTGGCGGGCCTATATCTCCTAACCTTGGAAGAGGCAGTAGAAGACGAGCAGTTGCTACAGGCCTGACGTGGCTCTGTGGCTGGAAACACTGCGCACCCAAAGGACGGGAATACTAATAGGGCCCATCAAGTCAGACCCCCGCCCTGAGCTGTAGCCTATATGAGGCCCCTAAACGTCTGAAACAAAGTGGCTACTGAGCACTTTGCCTCCACCCAGTAAAGAAGTACAATAAAATCAACTCATTATTACAGCAGCTAAAGACTTAAAGTGCGTCAGTTTAAACTTCAATATTGATCACTACTGTTGCACTAAGAAACTGACCCAGTTATGCGCATTTGCTATGCATAAGTATATATAGGCTCATTTTATTTGGTcttaaagtgtgttttatagTGTATTTTTTCTAGGCTATGCAACAATATTAACATGATATTGTTAGTACTTGGGTTAGTTAGTTTACTTTATCAAGAGTTCACAGTGACCTAAAGATATTGTAGGAGGAGTGTTTTTATAGGCCTGGGAACATGATGCTTCAAAATCCTATGTTTCTTGGTAACTGCACTAACTCCTTTTTCCTTGCTAAGGATAACCTTATACTtgcaaaaaatgcattttatatcCTATATATGTCATGAAAAATATAATTGGTGGgcaaatacataaacaaaaaaagtattaaCTGGACTTATAAGCTGCtttcatgcacaaacacacaccaataGAGcgccaaaaaaagaaaatatacacaGTATGCAGCAGTATACAAATAAGTTAGCAATAAATGTGCCAGTAAAAGTTTACCCAAGAAACTccttcaacattttttttccttgggtgggggtggggaacTGTAAATGCGCCTGAATCCACTGGAAGCTTTCAGTGGCGACTATTTGCCCCTCCTTGCTTTTCACAACCACAGAGAGGAAAGTATGTGGTACATATTCTGAATAAATTAGGAGTCCATTTCAATGTATGGTGAGTGCGCTTTCTAAACCAGCATTACTTTTTAATTGTGAAGGAAAaggaggattttaaaaatccatctatgtatgtgtttgagacatacacctgcagcagcattcacacagagacacacaaagcaGAGTGACAGAGTGGCAGAGGAAAGTGGGAGACTTACAGAgtaattttgtgtctgtttaaatGTCACAGATCCTGCAGTGATCGTGTGTTTGATTTGGGGTGTTGATCTCTCAGGAGGAGATGGCACTGTAGCCTGTCCCCTTGTTTCTCAGCAAGCCAGTCCATTCTTCTTAAATGGGTTATGCTctattaataaacacattaaaatttGGCCAAGAGttaatcagttttaaatattacTGCCTTACTGAGTTACCAGCCAAAAGTCTTTCTTCATGTCCTCCCCAAACTCTTCCCGCTGGGACCTTGGACATCTCATCATGGAAACTCCAGCAAAGGACAGAGTCAGGTCCTTATCTAGGAGTAACCAGAGCCTGTGCTTTCCATAGAGGAAGCCCAAATATATACATCTTGGACTGCTTTATGTCCTGCACAACCACAGGGGTGACACTTTTCATAGGGAGAGGTCATTCTGTGCAATACATCAGACCACTTCACCTAACTTGTCAGCTCACATGGctctacacacacagcaacacacctTATGCCATATCTGAATATAggaaacaaatataaatagaaaataaaaatataaacaataactGATCATGATATTTCTTTATTGATTTGCAAATGATTTGATAATTTCTacttaaaacaaattatttaaaaattcaCTGGGTTCATTATATCagtaaataattaatatttcacaaatgtgtgtaaatgtgaaaattattaGCTCCTCATTAATGAATGATTTAGATTTATCAGCAAATTAGTGATTTACTGTTCACAAgtgtgtgattatttttatttatttcatttgtaatACGTTTATCATAATCATTATCATCTCATGGGTTAAAAATTACAGAAACTTTACTGGTATTGTAAAGTTATACCTACATGTGCACTGAGAGCACATAGAGATTCAAAGCCCACCTCATACTTCACACTGAtgcaaatggaaaatgaaagtgaagCCCTTCGGAAAAGCACTAATAAAAGAATATTTGGTATCTATGGCTTAAAATTTGAAATGTCTCAAGTCATTTGTTTGGCTATAACAAATGGTCTCACTTAAAAtttacaaattttattttaaagccaCGTCTACATacctgtatgtatgtgttcCTGTGTAAACTTTATTTGCTATAAAATACAGTGACTTAGTAAAACCAAATATGTATTCCCTCCAGGGgaacacaacacaaaattaACTCTCACTGAAAAAAGACATACTGCATTGTATAAATTCAAGTGCCAACTAAAAAGGTTTTAGTAGCAAGGCTATGGTGTATGGTGGTAAACTGGGACACAGAGGCTCATTAAACCATAAGCAATTGGTGTAAACTCATACCAGTGCATGTAATGTGAAAATTCACCCAAAAAGTGATGCTCACTCGTGTAATTTCataggtgtttttttgttttgttttgtgtttttttgttttattgtggtttggttattgtgatttttaaattaaactatgATTTGCATTGTATTTCTATAATGGCAATATTCAGTATCTGTGGTACTACTGTTTTATGTTCTGGGTTTGGGgccaaaaatataaacaagtaCTATAGAAATCTTCAAAATCTCTGCTTAATTACCAAAGAGTTGTTTAtgcttgtgtttttgcacaTCTCAACATGAGTTAACATTTTGGGTTAGTAAGTGTACACCTGAAGAAAAGTAAACTAGAATTTTCCATTCAAAGTGTTACTCCATAAAATGTCTAGTAATTAATATCATTGAGGATAATCTGACTTGGAGTAGTTCAGGCAGCTCCTaatcaaaatcaatcaaaatgcTAAGCATTGAAAGACTGTAATGCGATTATGTTGAAAGTAAAACACCACAATTTTGAAGCTGTATTAACTCCCATCCATAGAGGCACAGGACATGTTGTGCAACCCACATTACATGTGCATCGTGTGGAGACAGGGAACAGAGAACATTGGATTCCCAAACATCTCCCTACATCACTCCCCCATTTCAATCATTTATTAATGAGAGACTACAAGCTGGCACACTGTTGTTTTCCCTCCACCACACCATCCAACCTGCTTGAAATTCACGCATAGTCTCCTCATTTAACTCTACAGCTCAGTTTCCCTCTTTCCCCTATATATTTAGTATGTACTTGCCTGACCTCTGCTTCATCTTAAATTCCTTACTTAACCTTCATCTTTGAGTGTCTTCAACTTTTCCTTTCACTGCGTTTCCAGGACTGTCAAAAAGAAGGGAAGAAGAGGTAGCAAAGGAAGCAGAATATGAAGAAGCCGATAACCCAGTTGACTGAGTAGATATAGATGATGACCATGTCCATGTCAAAGCGCCAGCCTCGGGAGTCATCCTCAAAATCCATTGCATCCAGACGGTAGCCTCCTCCATGGGGGAACTGGCGTCTTGCAATGGGACTGGACTGCCTCTGGAAGCCTGGTTTGGGTGACAAATGAGGCATCTCATCTGGTGgttttcagtaaaatatttcagcagGAGTTTTCTCCTCGCTTGAATTCATGTACATTACAGTAGAGTCTGATGTTGagttttcacagtgaaaaaagtatcaaaatgtGAAACAACATACTGTGAATGCCATAAAAGAAACTATTACAACTTAAAGGTGTTAGGTGTAAGTTTTCTCTGTCGTCGAAAATGGTTCCTTGCTGAGAGCGGGTGCtggtgatggtcgcttgccAAGATCTTCAACCATTATcgcatttacaatacaaaaggttagaatatgccctgTGAGCAGTGTTATTTCCTCAGGCAatctggatgctacagtgagtcgctATCAGAAAGTGACGAAACCAGCCtactggggctagctggttagcatgctaacttcaatagaagaaaagaagtgacataACTAGAAATAAGACTTTTCTGTTGCTTTccatcactggagacagctcttgacaAGTAAAGGAACTTGTGATATTTCTTCTAGACTGTTAAGTAAACATCTACTATTGCAAATGTAGCCATAGCAAAAACAAATAGCTCCTCCAAGTATAATAGACTGAGCCATTTCTTGCTGAAAGTCATAATTGTTGCCACAGAGTATTTGGAGTGTTTGATACTTAAACATCTTGGATCTTATATCATTTTAGATAGTAGCACAGTATAGTAGTTATACATAGGTATGACACCAATTTTGGGGAACAGTAGATCACTGCTTAACCAAGCAACTGCCAAATCTGGTCATTTGATCCTGAGAGTTTCCATGTATAGGGAATCAAAAACTTGCCTCCAAAGATACGGAAGAGTTTTCTGCAGCTTGGGAGAGGCCACTTTGCACAACTCGCTTTCTGAAAATTCTGTTTCCGGGAAAGGTATTCCTTTGGGAAGAATGTTCTTGCTGTTTGGTTGAGCTCTgtaagaaagacaaagagacaaacttAATATTATCAAAAGCGAACATCTTCTTCACACCTCCACTTCTTGATAGCCTGGATAGATAATGTTTGATTTATTCAGAATTATTCAAAAAAATCAGCAGATGCAGCATCACTAGAATCCCTCATTTTCTCCTTGTTCTGTTGTCAGTGTGACCTTGGCTTTGGCAATCAACACAAGAATCTAATCTACAATCCTTGTCACCTAATCACTAACAAGAGTCCTTTAGTGCATCTGCAGTCCTCATAACCATGGCCACTCTGCCTTTTTATGTCCACAGCAGTGTCCCTGCCGCTCACTTTCTCCTACATACGTCTAGAAGTAGGCCAACGTGAATCACAGAACTTCATTACTTATTCATGGATTTGTCCAAATCAGACCACGTCCTATGTAATCAGTGTGCAGTGATCATGAGgttacataaaatatttacatcagTGTACTGCATATAAGTGCAAAAACTCATTATTACAGTGCATTGTGTAGCATTGTTGTGTAAAGGCATTAGATACAAAATTAGGGTTTCACTTTTCActggttaaaagaaaaaaatgttcttatCATATGGCAATGCATTTTCCAGCCAAAAGGAATAGTACTTCTATCAGTACTTCTATCAGAAAGCACTAAATAAAAGTGTTCAGATTGTGTTTGATTCTGTCCTCTCGGTCTGGGTGACTCATCTGGTCAGAGCTGAACTAAAGGTCTACTCTGCTCCCTATGGGACATCTGCAGCTGGGCCCTCTGAACATTCTGCAGCTTAGATGTCATCTGTGTAACAACCAACAAACATAAGAATACACATGTATTCTGAAAATATGCAtgtaattctgtgtttttataatcaTTACATTTATATGAATGTCCTGTTACTGATACTGGcagattttaaactgttttcatcTATGTGTGTATAACCTAGGAGCTAATTATTTCAAATCACGTGTTTAGTACAGTAAGTGCTTTTTGCCCATTAGCTCACCCTTCTGGAAGAAGACATGTGTGATGATTGTTCTGCAGAGGGGGCAGGGCGTGTTGGTGGGGCTGTTCTTAGCCAGCGTCCTCAGACAGGGTTCACAGAAGATGTGGTTGCAAGGGTGGCACATGTAAGGGCTGAAGTACACATCCAAGCACACGGCGCAGATGTAACCTTCTCTGTCCCCGGCACTCACGTCCTCATCATcatcgctgctgctgctggatgggTTTCCTGTTGAACTCtatggggtgggggtggggatgggggtggggcagaggaagaaaagacacTTTTAAACAATTAGGCATCAAATGGGTTGCTGAAGGTTGATAGGTACACAATATAGGCACCCATGTATGGGTACAAATATCTTCTTGTGTGACTGCAGACCTTCTGCTTGTGCAGATAAATATTTATGTGCAATCATTCAAACATGCATGTGTTCACATACAAGCAGATGTAATGTTgatataatgttgtttttttggatgAAATTCAAGTTGGATTAGGAATTCAAGGTCATGACCGCATATAGTGAGCTTCTCAGACAGATAGATTAGACACAGAGTATCTTGCTTTGCATCGAGTGACCCTTAACATAGGAGGTTTTAAGCATATATTATAATTACAAGATGTCATTGCACAGCTGCATAATATATGTGAAAATGTCTACTTTCATGGTCCTCTC is from Lates calcarifer isolate ASB-BC8 linkage group LG13, TLL_Latcal_v3, whole genome shotgun sequence and encodes:
- the rnf180a gene encoding E3 ubiquitin-protein ligase RNF180; this translates as MPSPLGQQRGRCLLLSLSLPSSPDPTPLSPQRLSPRTATGDLHRHPFSSSREPDPFWVEVRTGAATGRSSRSHHTCQTHNPSLTSSELGEEEEQEEEDGEGEEEEEEEEEEEEDVEDGDEEGGGVTEVTGQTVTPAVVLACVPFGERRMSKREKNRIKCLRRRQRRRERWRQSQLQESRQSSTGNPSSSSSDDDEDVSAGDREGYICAVCLDVYFSPYMCHPCNHIFCEPCLRTLAKNSPTNTPCPLCRTIITHVFFQKELNQTARTFFPKEYLSRKQNFQKASCAKWPLPSCRKLFRIFGGFQRQSSPIARRQFPHGGGYRLDAMDFEDDSRGWRFDMDMVIIYIYSVNWVIGFFIFCFLCYLFFPSF